GCCGCGTGGGGTAGGCTGGGGTGGTAGCTTCCATGGCTTGTTTTCCTTTTTCTTCGGTAAGACAGCCTACGCCATGGAAGCTCTCTGACTTTTAAAACACCCTCTCAAACGACTGGCTTGACTCTCACTACTTCTAAAACACCCTCTTATTAGAGTAGCACAGTTAGCCGCCCTAAAGGGCGGGGCTTGTATCCCGCTAGTTTTGGTCAGCAGATACGAACCGCTCCACTGAAATCTCCGCCGAGCGCTGACGCATAGCTTCCGTGTCATACCACGCTTGCAAGCGCAGCAAGGTCTCCATGGAGATCCCAAAAGCTTTCTCCAGCCGTAGGGCCATCTCAGGCGTCAAAGCCGTTTTCTCATGGACGAGATCGGATAGAGAGGCCCGACGCACCCCAAGGGCTTGCGCCGCACACGAAATGGAGAGCTCCAGCTCTTCCAAGATTTCCTCACGGATGAACTGACCTGGATGAGGAGGCTTCATCCCAACTTGAGAAACAGTCTTGCTCATGAGTGGTAACCTTCCAAATCGAGGTTGTAAATCTCACCATCCCTGACATCAAAAGTAAGGCGCCAGTTGCCAGAAACCGATACAGTCCACGTACCAGCACGCTTGCCTGAGAGTTGGTGGATGCGCCAACCGGGTGGTCCGACAACTCCAATCCATGTCGGAAGCAGCCAACAGTACGGCCAAGATATTGCGGATGCGCTTGACGAGGTTGCCAGGGAGGCCACGGCCATCATCCTCTTCGAGCAAACGCCGGAGCCCTTTATGGCGAACGCTACGAATGCGCATCCTATACTCAGTATCGTACGGTATGGCCGTACAAATATCAATGAGTTAGGCAGAGCAACCGGCGCTGCTCTGCGGTGGCAACTTACTTAAAGCGGATAGTAAGCGCCGTTTCGTCAGCCCAAGGAAGCACTTTTCCCTGATGCTGGAGGCGCACGCACTGCCCTAGGCCCCAGTTCCACCTGATAGGGGATGTCAGGCTTTGACCTCTCGCGAGAGGTGGCGGAACCACACCCAGTACAGCCCAATGGATAGCAACACAAAGGCCAGGGCCAGCCCGCCCAACTGGTCCCACTGCCGCATGACCAGCATCATGCCTATCAAAAACAGCACTAGCTGCCAGGGCACGGCCACCAGCAATGCCACCAAATCCCGGCGGTTCTCCGCGCGGATTTGGGCCTGCGTGCCGCGCTCGAGCTGGCTGCGGATGGGACCCCAAGCGCCAAACGGACGCGTGACGCGATAGAAGCGATCCAGCACCTCAAACGGGGTGGGCTCGCTCGCCCAAGTGCCGACCAGGCAGCCCAGGAGCGAGGCACCGCTCGGCAGCAGAAACACCGCATACTCGGGCATGTCAATGCCACTCGCTCTGACCGCGATCGCCGCTGCCATGCCCGCCAGGGTGCCCAGGGCAAAGCCGTAGCC
This portion of the Cyanobacteria bacterium QS_8_64_29 genome encodes:
- the higA gene encoding addiction module antidote protein, HigA family, whose protein sequence is MSKTVSQVGMKPPHPGQFIREEILEELELSISCAAQALGVRRASLSDLVHEKTALTPEMALRLEKAFGISMETLLRLQAWYDTEAMRQRSAEISVERFVSADQN